DNA from Synechocystis sp. PCC 7338:
ACATCCTGATCAAACAGTGTCTTCATCACAATGTTGAGGGTCAGACGCATCATGGCTTCATGCACATCCTGGATCTGTCCCCCCTGCCAGGTTTGCAGCATTCTTTGGGTGTAGTCCACCATGGTGGCACCGTAACTATGGATGCGCTGCTGGTGAAACACTGGTTGGGCTAACCGTCTCTGCCGGAGCCAAAAATCCCCCTCGCTGGTTAGTAAACCAGTACCCAGCAAGCCGTGGAGCATCTGTAAATCCTTTGCCTTAACAAACAGCAGACGATCTTTTAAGACCTCCGTAATTTGGTCTGGATTTGTCAACAAACAGTACCACCCATCGCCAAACTGAAACGGCACAATCTCTTCAAATTCACGGGCACAGCGAGTCATAAACCCCAAACGATCCCGGCTGTAGTCGGCGATCGCCGTACGACCATTCGGATGGGGTAGGGTTAGCAAATTCAGGCTCATGGTAATTTCTCCATGCTCAAAGAGATTACAATATGAGCAAAGCTCACTTTTATAAAATACGAGCAGTCCTCATGTTTTGTCAAACAAAATGTGAGTAATCCTCATTTATTTCTAAAGGTTAGGAAGAATGCCCATGGCTAAAAGTCCATCAATTCCAGGCGGAATGCGTCGCACGCCACGACAAGCTCGCAGTCAGGAGCGGGTCAACCGCATTCTGGATGTGGCAGAAGACCTATTTGCCCGCCAGGGCTATGCCGCGACAACGACCAACGCAATCGCCGCTCAGGCCCAGGTGCCGATTGGATCGCTTTACCAGTTTTTTCCAGACAAAACCTCGATTCTGCAAGCCCTAGCACTCCGCTATGCAGAAAAGCTACATCAAGAGTTAGCGGTCCTTGATAGGGTGGAATTAGCTACACTCTCGTTGTTTGATTACGTGAACCAGTTGATTGACACCACCGATCGCTTTTTTTCTGAAAATCCCAGCTACCATGCCATTTTTATGGAGGTTCAGGGAACAATGCGTGAGTTGGAAGAAATTGATGAGGCGGCCGATGCCCAGTTGGTTCAGGATTTAGCGAGTTCTTTAGCTAGACGCGATGCTAGCTTAGAGCCTGCGGATTATGAAGTGATCGCCTTTGTATTGGTCAAGGCGATCGGGACATTACTGTGGCTTGCTCCTAGTCAAGAACAACCATTTCGACGGCGTATAGTGATAGAAACGAAACGCCTCGCTTTACATTACCTACAGAGCTATTTCCCGTCAGAGCTAATCCTAATCCCATCTGACAACCTAGCTAGAATGGAATGAAGTGAAGTGGACCCCAAAAGTTGGCTCAGAAGCTATGGCCCTGAGAAGATGTTGCGCCAAGTTTGGTCTGGGCCGTGACCTGTGGAGGAAGGATAAACTCCAGCCCCTCAAGATGGGACAACGACGAGAACCAGAGAAACAAACAGTTTTGGCCCCTGGCACTATCTCACGGGAAGAATGGCTTAAGAGAAAGACGGGAAAGGTCTAAATGAACGCCATTGTAAAAGTTTGAAAATCAAGCCGCTATTTTTTGACGACTCGGCGACAACTCTCCCAATCTCTGGCCAGTGAGGATCAACAAAGTGGAAAGCTCTGAGCTACCAAGGGATCTAATAAAACTACCCATATCAACACCACCGGCAAGAGATAGATAATACTCGTCGGCAAACCCTGGCGAGAGGCGATCTGCCGCTTCAATTAATCCTGTAAAACTGTCCATTGTCGGGGACTGCTTACGATTCAGAACCTCCGAAATATACCCGGCACTACGCCCGGCCTCTGCGGCTAAAACCTTACTTTGGATTCTGTGAGTTTTTAACTTTGCGTGAAATATCTCTATAGAATCTCTTTGCATAATTTTTTTTATAAATGCTTTGATGAGTGCTAGAGTTAACCCATAAGCTAATTTATTAGCCTAGTCTCAATCTAACATATTTAGGGAGATAAGGGTGTCGATAACTTCACCTATGTCTATGGCCATTATGTCACAGCCCGTTAAGCCAGCATTAGCAAAAACTCGAAATACCCCAGAGATTCGCCTATGGATTACATTGACCGAATTTATGAGTTTTTGTATACCAAAGCACTTTCTTCCCCTAGCCGTTCAGGTAAACAGTATCTAATTTATTTAGCATAGGCTTATTTTAAGCCTTTATACCTGCAACTAGACACTTTCAAAACCTAATTGCATCAATTAGATCAGCGCTTTATCTCCGTAAATCCACGCAAATTAGCCTCAAATTTGTCAAAAAAAGCGCAATCCTGAAAACCAAGTTGCAATTTAGGAACTTGCTTTCACAATTTTTATCCTTTACAAAAATAAAAAAGGCGGAGGGTCTTAAGCACCCAACGCCCCAAAGAAATATCAAAATATGACCCAATTCTACAAGCTAACGACGGATATTGCCGGAGAACTCCTAGCTGCTAAACTACCCCGTTCCAGTTGGGAGTTATGGACATGGATCACTACCCTCGATCCTTTTGGCGATCGCCGGGTAAGAATCACCTGGGAAATAGCCAAAGAAGCCATAGGAATCAGTAGAACAACTTTTTACCGTGCCCTAGCCCAATTGACTAATGCAGGATTACTAGTTTCTGAGCGGGTTTTTGGGTTTTGGATTAGTCCCAAAAATGGGAATCCAGTCCCAGAAATAGAAATCGAGTCCCAAAAATGGGAATCCACTATATATACAGACTTACAGACTTTCTCATACTCTCCAGACAGCCAGAGCGAGGAAAAAGAGAAAATTCCAGATCGGTCAATAAATACAAATGAACCAAGTAATGGAATTAAGCCAAAAATCCCAGAAAAACCAGCTACGGCAGAAGTTAACCAAAACTCATCTGTCATAGCGACAAGTCAGGGAGAGGAAAAATATTCCGCCGCCCGCCGTACCAAAAAACGCACCAAAAAGAACCAAGACTTTGATTGGCTTCCTGATGGCCCCTGGAGTATTGAGGGCAAGCTAGACCCCAACTTCCGCGATTGGTTGGCGAAGAACTGGCAGAAGCGATATGGCGGAGACTTCCACGACAAGCAGGCGGATGTGTTGGCCCATTTCAGGAAAGACCCGGCTAATTTGCCTATTCGGTGGGAGCAGTACCAGAAAGAATTTGTCCATCGGGTGGAAAATACCCAAATGCGCCTCGCTAATGGCTGTCAAATCCCTGAAGACCAGCAACAGAACCTAATCACCCATCAACGGGCTGTGACGGCGGTTCTACCCCCAGAAATGAATCCTGTGGCTGTGGTGGAACCCACAATTGCACCGACGCTTTTGCCTGGTGTGGAGGAGGTTACTAGGGGTTTGGAAACTGTCGAACCTGTGCCGGACTTATCCCCTAGTAAAAATCTTGAGGAAGCTGAGCTGGCCCCCACGGAAATCCCTTCCCTGATTGTTGCTCCTGAGTGTGAACCTTCTCCCTGGGAAAGTGACTGCCCTACTGAGGAACCCCAAGAAGTTACTGGGGATGTGTTTGTGTCAGCGGTGAGTGTTGAAACCCCCAGTAAAAATTCTCGAACGGAATCTGCCCCTCCTGAAAATTCTTCCTCGGCCTCTGAATACACCATCCTTCCCGACGGCACTCGCTTAAAAGTTTTCCAACGCCAGCAAAAATCCGAGCCGGTGGCCCCAGAGCAAGCTAAGGCATTCAAGCAAATGGTGCAGGGTTTGCTCAAGGGTTTTGGTGGTAAGCGGGAAGTTTGTCCCAAACCCCAGTCCGAACTGGAACGACTCAATCAATGGCTTTTTGACCCTGCTCTACGAGAGGAAGCAATTCACTATGCCCGGCGATCGCCAAATTACAAATACTGCTCCGACACTGACCAAATCATTCACTGCGAGGAGTTCTAGCCATGGAAAGCTTAAACACCTCGACCTCTTTGCCGGATGTGGTGGATTTACCCTGGCCGCAGAACAAACCGGACGAAAAATACGAACAACTCAGTTTGTTGAAATCGACCCCGACTGCCACACCATCCTCCAGCACCACTGGCCCCACATCCCCATCCACGCCGACATCAGGGACTACCACCCAAGCCCAGGGCAATTCGACCTTGTTACCGCTGGTTTCCCCTGCACCGGCACCAGTAGCGCAGGAACCAAAACAGGCTTGGAACATCCCCAGTCAGCCCTCTTTCGGGAAGTGTTACGCATCATTGCCCAGTGCCATCCCAAATTTGTCGTCATTGAGCAACCCCTGGGAGTTATCCATCGAGGCCTTAGAGCAATCCTTGGGGGACTCCGAATGGTTGGTTATCAAAGCGAAATTGAAATTATCTCGGCGGCGGAGTTTGGAGCGGGGCACCGCAGGGAAAGATTGTTTATTGTTTCCTACCCCCACGGCTTGTTTGGGCACCTACCGCCAAGCTGGGTCGAACAAATTGGAGCAATGGTTGAGGCACAACGGGTTAATTGCCAATGGCTCACAGTTGAGCGCAACGGCCTATGCTCTGATTCAGGGTTATCCTTCCAACTGGTTTCAACCCCTGGCCCCCAGTCCTGTACTGTCCCCACCGGAACCACCGGCAGAATTAAAGCCCGAAAATTGGCCGGCAGAACCGTCACCCCAGGACAAGCCAGTATTGCCCTCCAGCGAGTTCTCTACCTCCATTCCCTTATCCCCTAGTAAAAATTCTGAGCGAAAATCCAAACGGAGATCTCGGGGCCAAGGTAGCGGTTACATCCAATTGCACTATTGCGAAAAGCAGACCCGCTCAGGTAAAAAATCCTATGAGCAGTACTACTACCATTATGAGCTTAAAGTGAAGGGAAAACGGGTTAAACGCTCTGCCTATATCCCCAAGGATAAGCTTGATGTGGTGCAGGAATGGGACAGGAAAAAAGTTGATGTAATCTTTATCTTGCAATACCTTGGCAAGGCTGTATAGTTGGTAATAGACAGTGTAAAGTTAGGCTAATATCTAGCGGTGACTTTACACTGTCCATCAACCGCTAGACAACCTCATTTTTCCTGGTGTGTACTATCTATTACACCTCCCCCAATCATAGTCGGTGACAGCTCACTTTTTGAGAAAATTTGAACTGATAAAATGATTTTTTTGATAAGTTTTGATAAGTTTTGATAAGTTCTGATTACTCATTAAACCCCTAGTAATTTTTTTAGGCTGTCCAGTGGACTGTCTATTAACCATTAGATATTGTCTATTGGCTCTCCTTTGATAATTGTCTAGTGGGTATGAGACAGTTAGCCATTAAATTTTTGAAACCTTTGCAAAATAAGGCTTTTAATTATCTAGTTAGCAATAGACACTGTAAATTGGCTGTATATTTTTGATGTCTAGTGACGGCTGGACAGTTGTGAATTTGAGGATTATAACTACTAACCCCTAGTAATTTTTTTAGAACTGTCCAATGGATAGGAGACAGTGTAAAGCCGCTAATAGACAGCCAATGGACTTTGTTACAGGGTTTGCCAGAATTGTTCATATCCCCAGCGTTTACCCCATGCGTTTACCTATTTTTCCTATTGTTGCCAGTATTTTAATGTCCACTTTGCCTGTGGTAGCCCAGGTTATCCTCCCATTTGTTGGGTTACGCTACGAAGCTATCTCAGATCCCGACCTTGAAACCTTGGTTTATAAAAACCTTCCAGCGGGCATGGTTTCTGAAGGAGGCTCCATCGTCGGTGAAGTTGATATTCCCCAACCCTTAGCTGTTTCCTGGTATCGCCTGGGCGATGTTCACTATATGTGGTTTGAGAAAATTCTTTCTAATGTCATTACGGAACGTCCCAAAGGATTAAAGAATCATCAAACCATTTTGGTTTTGGATGCGGTGCAACTACCCGATGGGGAATTTTATCTTTTGCGTGGGTGTGAACGTAATGGTGAACAAGATCCAGAAATTTTTGTCATTGGCGGTAATACTGATCCAGACTCGGAGTGGGTTAGCGAATTTGAACAGGTCTGGCGAGCTAACCAGCAAACGGAAAAGCTTGAACAAGTTTCACCTGTCGGTATTCGCTGTGAGAATCCAGTCTGGGGGATCTAAACGCCTTGCGGAAACTGTCTATTAACCACTTGATAGTGTCTAGTTTTACTCCCCTCTTAATTGTCTAGTTGATTGTCTAGTTGGTAGGGGACAGTTAGTTTTGCTTTTTCCAGAATCCTTGCCGAGTAAGTCTTTAAGTTATCTAGTCAGCATTGGACAGTGTAAAGTGGCCGCAGGATTTATGTGTCTAGTCAGTGCTGGACATTGGTAAAGTCGAGGACTGGCTGTGAACGCCTAGTAATTTTTTTAAGGTCTGGTTACATAACCGACTTACCATGGTTGGAGAATAACCATAGCTTGGTATGGAGAATAATTCCGAATGTCCACTTCTGCCTTTCCCAGAACCGTTTTAGTCACTGGTGTTACTGGACGTACAGGTTCATTGGTGTTCCAAAAATTACAGGCTCAGCCGGAATATTTTACTGTCAGAGGATTAGGGAGATCACCGGAGAAACAGCAACAGGTGCTTGGGGAGCAATCAACGTGTTTTGTAGGAGATATACGCAAACCAGAAACTTTAGTCGAGCCTCTACAGGGATGTGATGTTTTGGTCATCTTAACCAGTGCCATTCCTGTGGTGGTTGGACAACCAGAACCCGGGCAACGCCCTCCCCTTGGTTTTTTGACGGGAGAAATGCCGGAGGATGTCGATTATCATGGTCAGGTGCATCAAATTGAGGCAGCTAAGACCGCTGGAGTCGAGCATATTATTCTGGTGGGTTCGATGGGAGGAACTAATCCAGATCACATGCTTAATAAGATTGGTGATGGCAATATCTTGCTCTGGAAACGTAAAGCTGAGCAATACTTGATTGATTCTGGCATCGATTACACGATTATTCGGGCAGGCGGTTTATTGGATCAGCCTGGGAGTAAGCGAGAGCTTTTGGTGGGGAAGGACGATCAATTACTGATTGAGCCACCGGATGGTATTCCGACTTCTATTCCCCGTGCTGATGTTGCAGAATTAGTGGTACGGGCAATTATTGAACCTCAAGCCCGTAACAAAGCTTTTGATGTGATTTCCAAGCCAGAAGCCGATCCTACGGCCACTGTTACGAGGGATTTTGCTGGCCTTTTTTCCCAGACAACGCCGGGATTGTAAGCTTCGGTAATTTTTTAAGACTGTCTAGTGAAATGTCTATTGACTACTTGATAGTGTCTATTCTTGATTTTCCCAACTGTCTAGTGAGCAGAAGACAATAATGAGGTGTATTTTCAGAATCTTTTCCAGGCAAGCATTTTAAATGCCTAGTCATCACTGGACAGTGTAAAGTGTCGGAACATTGCTAGTGTCTAGTAGTCACTGGACAGTAATAGACATTTCACCTGTGGAAGAATCCAATGCTGCCGATCGCCGATTTGTTAATCCGTTATAACTTAAAGACCCGCCAGAGCCTCTACAACCGCATCAATGCTTTGGGGCTTGAACCGACCCGTAAGGGGAATAAGGTTATGTTTGATGACGAAGCGGTTAAGCTCCTTGACCAGTTAGATGAACATCTAGCCGAAGGCGGAACCCTAAACAATTTTGTGCCTTCCTCCGAAGTGACCACGGTGGAAAGCAGTATTGAACCCGTCACCGTCGAGTCTGACCTGTTGCCTTTCGACCCAGGAATGGTGGCTCTGATTCAGTTAATGGAATCCCGGCGATCGCCGTTGGATAATCTCAGAGATCTAGAAGATGCAGTCAGTTATGGTTGGTTACTCACCACCACGCAGATTGAAAAATTACTAGGGGTTAAGCCCAGAGGTGAACAGTTTGATCGCCAAGGGTTTCTTTTCACTCGCCAGGGGAAAGCCGGACGGGAAGCTCAATGGTCGATTACAAAAATTATTAGGGGTTTACGGTCTGTGGAGAGGGAATAGCCCCACTGTCTATTGCTTAATGTACAGTGTCAGGTTTCTAATAGACATTTAGCTCAAAGTCTTGCGAGTTAGACGTTTGATAAAATTACTAGGGGTTTGGAATGAAGGATGACCGTTATTCCGCCGACTGGAAAAATATAGCCACCACCAAAAAGCAGTCCGTTAATTGGGTCTGTGAACGGTGCGGGGTGCAATGCTTAAAGCCTGGGGAGGGGAAGGGATTGTTAAAGGAGGAACGGTATCGGCTCAGGATGGCAGTTCACCACTGCGACTATGATCCTGGAAATAATACGCCGGAGAATTTAAAGGCCCTTTGCTTGCCTTGTCATCTCCACTAT
Protein-coding regions in this window:
- a CDS encoding TetR/AcrR family transcriptional regulator translates to MPMAKSPSIPGGMRRTPRQARSQERVNRILDVAEDLFARQGYAATTTNAIAAQAQVPIGSLYQFFPDKTSILQALALRYAEKLHQELAVLDRVELATLSLFDYVNQLIDTTDRFFSENPSYHAIFMEVQGTMRELEEIDEAADAQLVQDLASSLARRDASLEPADYEVIAFVLVKAIGTLLWLAPSQEQPFRRRIVIETKRLALHYLQSYFPSELILIPSDNLARME
- a CDS encoding DNA cytosine methyltransferase; its protein translation is MPGDRQITNTAPTLTKSFTARSSSHGKLKHLDLFAGCGGFTLAAEQTGRKIRTTQFVEIDPDCHTILQHHWPHIPIHADIRDYHPSPGQFDLVTAGFPCTGTSSAGTKTGLEHPQSALFREVLRIIAQCHPKFVVIEQPLGVIHRGLRAILGGLRMVGYQSEIEIISAAEFGAGHRRERLFIVSYPHGLFGHLPPSWVEQIGAMVEAQRVNCQWLTVERNGLCSDSGLSFQLVSTPGPQSCTVPTGTTGRIKARKLAGRTVTPGQASIALQRVLYLHSLIP
- a CDS encoding SDR family oxidoreductase, which gives rise to MSTSAFPRTVLVTGVTGRTGSLVFQKLQAQPEYFTVRGLGRSPEKQQQVLGEQSTCFVGDIRKPETLVEPLQGCDVLVILTSAIPVVVGQPEPGQRPPLGFLTGEMPEDVDYHGQVHQIEAAKTAGVEHIILVGSMGGTNPDHMLNKIGDGNILLWKRKAEQYLIDSGIDYTIIRAGGLLDQPGSKRELLVGKDDQLLIEPPDGIPTSIPRADVAELVVRAIIEPQARNKAFDVISKPEADPTATVTRDFAGLFSQTTPGL
- a CDS encoding HNH endonuclease codes for the protein MKDDRYSADWKNIATTKKQSVNWVCERCGVQCLKPGEGKGLLKEERYRLRMAVHHCDYDPGNNTPENLKALCLPCHLHYHRRQQGNVTPGQLSLSFF